One window of uncultured Trichococcus sp. genomic DNA carries:
- the opp3C gene encoding oligopeptide ABC transporter permease produces MPTVTKDLFESASESSMQDKEKISAPSLSFMADSWRRLKKNNVAMVSLILLIIISMSSLLAPVIAPHDPNAQTVQYANMPPKIPGIDINGLNGTVKQNGVVIDKYEASNVPEDVYYYLGTDSLGRDLLSRILYGTRVSLFIAFMAALFNLTLGVVYGLTSGWLGGKVDNIMQRILEILSGVPNLVVVILMLLVLKPGISSIIIALALTEWLSMARVVRAQTLKLKNQEYILAARTLGQSPMKIAFRHILPNLAGVIIIQVMFSIPSAIFFEAFLSFIGIGIPAPNASLGTLINDGYKTFRFLPHLMWYPAGIMSVIMICFNLLADGLRDAFDPKMRD; encoded by the coding sequence ATGCCGACAGTCACGAAAGACCTTTTCGAATCGGCATCCGAGTCAAGCATGCAGGACAAAGAAAAGATTTCGGCGCCTTCCCTCAGCTTTATGGCAGATTCTTGGCGCCGTCTGAAGAAAAATAACGTTGCAATGGTCAGTTTGATTCTCTTGATCATCATCAGCATGTCAAGCTTGTTGGCTCCAGTTATCGCACCGCATGATCCGAATGCGCAAACGGTCCAGTACGCAAATATGCCGCCGAAAATTCCCGGCATCGACATTAATGGTCTGAACGGAACAGTGAAGCAGAATGGCGTAGTCATCGATAAGTACGAGGCATCCAACGTTCCTGAGGATGTGTACTATTACCTCGGTACGGACAGCCTGGGACGCGATTTGTTGTCGCGGATCCTGTACGGTACCCGCGTCTCCCTATTCATCGCTTTCATGGCTGCCTTATTCAACCTGACACTCGGAGTTGTCTACGGTCTGACATCCGGCTGGTTGGGCGGGAAGGTCGACAATATCATGCAGCGTATTCTGGAGATTCTTTCCGGCGTGCCTAACTTGGTAGTCGTTATTTTGATGTTGCTTGTTTTGAAACCCGGCATCAGCTCCATCATCATTGCTTTGGCCTTGACTGAGTGGCTTTCGATGGCGCGTGTCGTTCGTGCCCAAACACTGAAATTGAAAAATCAGGAATACATCCTGGCGGCCCGCACGTTGGGTCAATCCCCGATGAAAATTGCCTTCAGGCACATTCTGCCTAACTTGGCAGGTGTCATCATCATTCAAGTAATGTTCTCGATTCCATCGGCAATCTTCTTCGAAGCATTCCTGAGCTTTATCGGTATCGGTATTCCTGCTCCGAATGCATCGCTGGGTACATTGATCAACGATGGTTACAAGACATTCCGTTTCTTGCCGCATCTGATGTGGTATCCAGCCGGAATCATGAGCGTCATCATGATTTGCTTCAACTTATTGGCTGATGGACTTCGTGACGCGTTCGATCCAAAAATGAGAGATTAG
- a CDS encoding DUF3899 domain-containing protein, which translates to MNFTKKNALVSLFIFMCALVYQLIKFGSLSWTETSNILFMIAGLLLIIGLSGLVLASGSFDFFHYSIRKTLRREPKENGFKEPLNPHALSSSVGKSYQNVLTIGLLLLGISIVCLWDYIL; encoded by the coding sequence GTGAACTTCACAAAAAAAAACGCACTCGTTTCATTGTTCATTTTTATGTGTGCATTAGTCTATCAACTGATTAAATTTGGATCCTTAAGCTGGACCGAAACATCCAACATCCTGTTTATGATAGCGGGTCTATTGTTGATCATCGGGTTGTCCGGCCTCGTGTTGGCTTCCGGAAGTTTCGATTTTTTTCACTACAGCATCCGAAAGACGCTCAGAAGAGAACCTAAGGAAAATGGCTTCAAAGAACCGTTGAATCCGCATGCCTTATCATCTTCCGTAGGGAAAAGTTATCAAAATGTCCTGACTATCGGTCTGTTGTTGTTGGGGATCAGCATTGTCTGTCTCTGGGATTATATTTTATAA
- the pulA gene encoding type I pullulanase, producing MVEDFQSWLESYDLEKLFSDKRDKETIDKEMFLFVRSDDFDDYFSYDGELGALYEKEGTLLRVWTPTAKSVEVWMYADDSIKKPSRKIAMEQKPRGIFEAYLPGDQHGTIYVYNILFLNNRESVTVDPYARATTVNGTKSVITDLLRTNPDGWGERLPAFGLPEEAIIYELHIRDFSISETSGIKNKGKFLGLTEKNTENPSGISTGLDYLVDLGITHVQILPMFDYATVDEANLTEPQYNWGYDPLNYNVPEGSYSSNPFDPFNRIIELKQMIQTLHDNGVRVIMDVVYNHVYDPKDQALERTVPGYFYRYNADGSLANGTGVGNDTASERHMMRKYIIDSVKYWAKEYHLDGFRFDLMGIHDSVTMNATREALDNIDPSIIIIGEGWEMTTPLPEELKASQKNAQAMPRIAHFNDSIRVALKGSDFGDEKDRGFISGKNYQEDLLLRNIKGGMHLSSHSSYVDPEQVIQYVEAHDNLTLYDKLLRSNPNDSEAVRIKRHTLATSILLLAQGVPFIHGGQEFLRTKEGDANSYKSPDEINQFEWERVTTFQQSVAYVKGLIALRKSEYLFRLHTHEEIDAHFTTLSENFNIVAFSLQNEEKKYIVVFNANRNDTIFRMEKGKYAILVEDNQVFLERKAEAAVMEKVLVKAHTTSVLYAENQNKLDF from the coding sequence ATGGTGGAGGATTTCCAGAGTTGGTTGGAGAGCTATGATTTGGAAAAACTCTTCAGCGATAAGAGGGACAAAGAAACGATCGACAAGGAAATGTTTTTGTTCGTCAGATCGGATGATTTTGACGACTACTTCTCCTATGATGGCGAACTGGGAGCGCTATACGAAAAAGAGGGCACTCTTTTGAGGGTGTGGACCCCTACTGCCAAATCCGTGGAAGTTTGGATGTACGCAGATGATTCCATCAAGAAGCCGTCCCGAAAAATAGCGATGGAGCAGAAACCCAGGGGGATTTTCGAAGCTTACCTGCCAGGCGATCAGCACGGAACCATTTATGTCTATAACATTCTGTTCCTGAATAACCGCGAATCCGTCACGGTCGATCCCTATGCCCGTGCAACAACGGTAAACGGCACAAAATCGGTCATTACGGACTTGCTCAGGACGAATCCTGACGGGTGGGGAGAGCGGCTGCCGGCATTCGGCCTTCCGGAAGAGGCGATCATCTATGAGCTGCACATCCGGGATTTTTCCATATCCGAAACGAGCGGGATAAAGAATAAAGGCAAATTCCTTGGTTTGACCGAAAAAAACACTGAAAACCCCAGCGGGATAAGTACGGGTTTGGATTACTTGGTCGATTTGGGCATCACCCATGTGCAGATTTTGCCGATGTTCGATTATGCCACAGTTGATGAGGCGAATTTGACGGAACCGCAATACAATTGGGGATATGATCCGCTGAACTATAATGTGCCGGAAGGTTCCTATTCAAGCAATCCCTTTGACCCATTCAACAGGATCATCGAACTGAAGCAAATGATCCAGACGCTGCATGACAATGGGGTGAGGGTGATTATGGATGTCGTCTATAATCACGTCTACGATCCAAAAGATCAGGCTTTGGAAAGGACGGTACCGGGTTATTTCTACCGCTACAACGCGGACGGATCGCTGGCAAACGGCACGGGCGTCGGAAACGACACGGCCTCTGAAAGGCATATGATGCGCAAGTACATCATCGACAGCGTGAAGTATTGGGCAAAAGAATATCATCTCGATGGGTTCCGCTTCGATTTGATGGGTATCCATGACTCGGTCACGATGAATGCGACAAGGGAAGCGCTGGATAATATCGATCCCTCTATCATCATAATCGGTGAGGGATGGGAAATGACGACACCGCTTCCGGAAGAACTGAAAGCTTCCCAGAAGAATGCACAAGCAATGCCAAGGATCGCACACTTCAACGATTCGATCCGGGTAGCTTTGAAAGGCAGTGATTTTGGTGACGAAAAAGACAGGGGCTTCATCAGCGGCAAAAATTATCAGGAAGACTTGCTGCTCCGGAACATAAAAGGCGGTATGCATCTTTCCAGCCACAGCAGCTATGTCGATCCGGAACAAGTCATCCAGTATGTGGAAGCGCATGATAATTTGACGCTCTACGACAAATTGCTGCGCTCCAATCCGAATGACAGTGAAGCGGTGCGCATCAAAAGACATACACTGGCAACGAGTATCCTGTTGCTGGCGCAAGGCGTGCCTTTCATCCATGGCGGCCAGGAATTTTTAAGGACTAAGGAAGGGGACGCCAACAGCTACAAGTCACCCGACGAAATCAATCAGTTTGAATGGGAGCGGGTGACGACATTTCAGCAATCTGTGGCATACGTCAAAGGTCTGATTGCCTTGCGTAAAAGTGAATATCTGTTCCGCTTGCATACCCATGAAGAAATTGATGCGCATTTCACGACGCTCAGCGAAAATTTCAACATTGTAGCCTTTTCCTTGCAAAATGAAGAAAAAAAATACATTGTGGTTTTCAATGCAAACCGAAACGATACGATCTTCCGGATGGAGAAGGGGAAGTACGCCATACTTGTTGAAGACAACCAAGTTTTCCTGGAGCGAAAGGCGGAAGCTGCCGTGATGGAAAAAGTTTTGGTCAAAGCCCATACAACATCCGTATTATACGCTGAAAACCAAAATAAACTTGATTTTTGA
- the opp3b gene encoding oligopeptide ABC transporter permease, protein MKSYAKYIGKRILYMAITLFLIASITFFLMKALPGTPYSNQDKLSEEQIFIMNEKYGLNKPILVQYAVYIFGLVRGDLGVSFQFNNTPVTDLLSSRVGPSMQLGLQAVIIGTILGIVLGVIAAMRQGTWVDTVATLTAIVGRSIPNFVFAVILQLVFGVWLKVLPIALWNEGFRSSILPTIALSISPLADSARFMRTEMVDVLGSDYVELARAKGLSRWEVAFKHGIRNALIPLVTIIGPMTVGLMTGSMVVENIFAIPGIGEQFVKSILTNDYPTIMGVTMMYSTMLVIVILLVDILYGIIDPRIRVATEGGE, encoded by the coding sequence ATGAAAAGTTATGCAAAGTACATCGGCAAGCGTATTTTATATATGGCAATTACGTTGTTTTTGATTGCATCGATAACTTTTTTTCTGATGAAAGCTTTGCCGGGTACACCGTACAGTAACCAAGACAAGTTATCTGAAGAACAAATTTTTATCATGAATGAGAAGTATGGACTGAATAAACCGATTTTGGTCCAATATGCAGTTTACATTTTTGGACTAGTACGTGGAGATCTGGGTGTTTCATTCCAGTTCAATAATACACCGGTTACGGATTTGTTGAGCAGCCGGGTAGGACCATCCATGCAATTAGGGCTTCAAGCAGTCATCATAGGGACAATCCTAGGAATCGTGCTGGGTGTGATCGCAGCGATGAGACAGGGAACTTGGGTGGATACCGTTGCCACCTTGACAGCCATCGTCGGCCGTTCGATCCCTAACTTCGTTTTTGCCGTAATTCTTCAGTTGGTATTTGGAGTATGGCTGAAAGTGTTGCCGATTGCCTTGTGGAATGAAGGCTTCCGTTCTTCCATTCTGCCTACGATTGCGTTGAGCATTTCGCCGCTCGCCGATTCGGCCCGGTTCATGCGAACCGAAATGGTCGATGTATTAGGCAGCGACTATGTCGAACTCGCGAGGGCAAAAGGTCTGAGCCGCTGGGAAGTCGCGTTCAAACACGGTATCCGTAATGCGCTGATTCCTTTGGTCACCATCATCGGCCCGATGACAGTCGGTTTGATGACCGGTTCGATGGTTGTCGAAAATATTTTTGCCATCCCTGGTATCGGGGAACAATTCGTAAAATCCATCTTGACGAATGATTATCCGACAATCATGGGTGTCACCATGATGTATTCAACCATGTTGGTGATTGTCATTTTGTTGGTTGACATCCTTTATGGTATTATCGACCCTCGTATCAGAGTCGCTACAGAAGGAGGGGAATAA
- a CDS encoding ABC transporter ATP-binding protein — protein sequence MENILEVKDLQITFDTYAGKVKAIRGVSFDLKPGETLAIVGESGSGKSVTSRSIMRLLANNANIEHGEILFKGEDLVHKTEKEMQKIRGSEIAMIFQDPMTSLNPTQKIGKQIAEPIIKHQNISKEEAYKKAEELLQLVGIPNPAKRMKQYPHQFSGGQRQRIVIAIALGCNPDILIADEPTTALDVTIQAQILELMKDLQQKIKTSIIFITHDLGVVANVADRVAVMYAGKIVEVGTVDEIFYNPQHPYTWGLLSSMPTLDTQGTLYAIPGTPPDLLDPPIGDAFAPRSEYAMKIDTLYDPPFFKVSDTHSAATWLLHPDAPSVNPPEGIMNRRATFSEMYLAPSDELKVMDTADKEPAVLPHDNGPSIDSKLTEKGGLL from the coding sequence ATGGAAAATATATTGGAAGTAAAAGACCTACAAATTACTTTTGATACCTATGCAGGTAAAGTAAAAGCTATCCGTGGCGTCAGTTTTGACCTGAAGCCAGGTGAAACATTAGCCATCGTTGGTGAATCCGGCTCTGGTAAATCAGTGACTAGCCGCAGCATCATGCGTCTATTGGCGAACAACGCCAACATTGAACACGGTGAAATCTTGTTCAAAGGCGAAGATTTAGTGCACAAAACCGAAAAAGAAATGCAGAAGATCCGTGGCTCGGAAATCGCAATGATTTTCCAGGATCCGATGACTTCTTTGAACCCGACTCAAAAAATCGGCAAGCAAATCGCTGAACCGATCATCAAGCACCAAAACATCAGCAAGGAGGAAGCCTACAAAAAAGCTGAAGAATTATTGCAGCTTGTGGGTATCCCGAACCCTGCCAAAAGAATGAAGCAGTATCCGCACCAATTTTCGGGCGGGCAGCGCCAACGGATCGTCATCGCGATCGCCTTGGGTTGCAACCCGGACATTCTGATCGCGGATGAACCGACTACAGCGCTGGACGTTACCATCCAAGCGCAAATCCTGGAATTGATGAAGGATCTGCAGCAAAAAATCAAGACATCGATCATTTTCATCACCCACGACTTGGGTGTAGTGGCAAATGTCGCAGACCGCGTAGCCGTCATGTATGCCGGCAAAATCGTCGAAGTAGGGACTGTTGATGAAATTTTCTACAATCCGCAACATCCGTATACATGGGGGCTGTTGAGCTCGATGCCTACATTGGACACGCAAGGAACGCTCTATGCGATTCCTGGAACACCCCCGGATTTGTTGGATCCTCCGATCGGTGATGCTTTTGCGCCCCGTAGTGAGTATGCGATGAAAATCGACACCTTGTACGATCCGCCGTTCTTTAAAGTATCCGATACCCATTCGGCGGCTACCTGGTTGCTGCATCCCGATGCGCCATCCGTGAATCCTCCAGAGGGGATCATGAACCGCCGTGCGACTTTCTCCGAAATGTACCTTGCTCCATCCGATGAACTGAAAGTCATGGACACAGCAGATAAAGAACCGGCTGTTTTGCCTCACGACAATGGCCCGTCCATCGATTCAAAACTCACTGAGAAAGGAGGACTGCTGTAA
- a CDS encoding peptide ABC transporter substrate-binding protein produces the protein MRRLKSSFILATTAVILAACGGEGAADDGAASEGAGGQVVNYTAPTELATLDTTLMTDINSSNYISHAIEGLLKINEDGKPVPAIAAEAGTVSEDGLTYTYKLRDDAVWSNGEPVTANDFVFAWQRLVDPEAGASYAYLAETIKNANEIMAGEMDPEELGVTAVSDTEITIELTQPTPYFESLLAFSAFFPQNEAFVTEKGDKYGTSSENVLVNGPFNIENWDGTGLTWDLVKNEDYYAADEVQLDEVNVQVIKETSTVVNLFQQESVDNAQLTGELVKQLATDPNVVVQKKARTAYIEFNHDNVYLQNAKLRAAIGLVINRDELVNSVIGDGSTAIGGFLPADFVSNPTTGEDFAAEAGSYLDYDLEQAKTLLAEAKAELGVEEITFSLVGDDDEKNKKISQYIQGQIQNNLEGITVELRNVPKKNRLELANQDEFDLLQTGWGADFADAINYMDLLYSTSAYNEGQYANAEFDALIDSSKTTNANNPEARWADLMAAHKLVMEDAAIIPLYQEAETQLRNPNLKGIIFNSVGNEFDLSRASIEE, from the coding sequence ATGAGGAGATTGAAAAGTTCTTTCATTTTGGCTACAACAGCCGTCATCTTGGCTGCTTGCGGAGGGGAAGGCGCTGCGGACGACGGCGCAGCAAGTGAAGGGGCCGGCGGACAAGTAGTCAATTATACGGCACCGACCGAATTGGCGACGTTGGATACGACGCTGATGACGGACATCAACAGTTCGAACTACATCAGCCATGCCATCGAAGGCTTATTGAAAATCAATGAAGACGGAAAGCCTGTTCCCGCAATCGCTGCCGAAGCCGGCACGGTTTCTGAGGATGGCTTGACTTATACCTACAAACTCCGCGACGATGCCGTGTGGTCAAACGGAGAGCCTGTGACAGCGAACGATTTCGTATTCGCTTGGCAACGATTGGTGGATCCGGAAGCGGGCGCATCCTACGCTTACTTGGCTGAGACCATCAAGAATGCAAATGAGATCATGGCCGGAGAAATGGATCCGGAAGAGTTGGGCGTAACGGCAGTAAGCGATACTGAAATCACAATCGAATTGACGCAGCCGACACCATATTTCGAATCATTATTGGCGTTCAGCGCATTCTTCCCGCAAAACGAGGCTTTTGTGACCGAAAAAGGCGATAAGTACGGAACCAGCAGCGAAAACGTTTTGGTTAACGGTCCTTTCAATATCGAGAACTGGGACGGCACTGGCCTGACTTGGGACTTGGTGAAGAACGAAGATTACTATGCAGCTGACGAAGTGCAGTTGGATGAAGTCAATGTACAAGTAATCAAAGAAACGAGCACGGTCGTGAATCTGTTCCAACAAGAATCAGTCGACAACGCACAATTGACCGGAGAATTGGTCAAACAATTGGCGACAGATCCAAATGTAGTCGTTCAGAAGAAAGCCCGCACGGCGTATATCGAATTCAACCACGACAACGTCTATCTGCAGAATGCTAAGCTGAGAGCGGCCATTGGACTTGTCATCAATCGCGATGAGTTGGTCAACAGCGTCATCGGCGACGGTTCGACAGCCATCGGTGGTTTCCTGCCGGCTGATTTTGTCAGCAACCCGACGACCGGCGAAGACTTTGCTGCTGAAGCAGGCTCTTACCTGGATTATGATCTGGAGCAAGCGAAAACTCTTTTGGCTGAAGCGAAAGCTGAACTAGGCGTAGAAGAAATCACTTTCTCATTGGTCGGGGATGATGATGAGAAGAACAAAAAAATCAGCCAATACATCCAAGGCCAAATCCAAAACAACTTGGAAGGCATCACTGTAGAATTGCGCAATGTACCGAAGAAAAATCGCTTGGAATTGGCGAACCAAGATGAATTCGATTTGTTGCAGACCGGTTGGGGAGCGGATTTTGCCGATGCCATCAACTACATGGACTTGCTGTACAGCACATCCGCCTACAACGAAGGCCAATATGCGAATGCGGAATTTGACGCTTTGATCGATTCTTCAAAAACTACAAACGCAAACAATCCTGAAGCGCGCTGGGCTGATCTGATGGCCGCCCACAAGCTGGTAATGGAAGATGCGGCAATCATCCCGCTTTACCAAGAAGCAGAAACACAACTCAGAAACCCGAACCTGAAGGGCATCATCTTCAATTCAGTGGGCAATGAATTTGACCTGAGCAGAGCATCTATCGAAGAATAA
- a CDS encoding peptide ABC transporter substrate-binding protein: MGNKKLSSLVLLSLSSALVLAACGGEGSTADSSGSAGANGSDQVLNLIESAEIPTMDSVQATDTVAFTALSNVNEGLYRQGLDGTVELGIAAEDPTVSEDGLVYTFTIRDEANWSNGEPVTAADFVYSWRKLVDPASAASYSYMMDGVVANATEIMAGEVAPEELGVKAIDEKTLEITLTSPVPYFKDLLTLAMFFPQNQAFVEEQGDQYALSSEALLYNGPFVLANWDAASLSWTYEPNAEYWDKDAVKLDAINVEVIKETSTALNLYDTDAIDRMILTGEYVAQRTGDAEMHTMPTSSVFYLKFNQQRENTPLLNANIRKALAMAFDKQAYADVVLQNGSIPANGLVPEGLALDPSTGEDYREQNGDLLTFNAEEAKTYFEQGLAELGVESITLELLSDDTENAKRSSEFLQSQLQTNLPGLTVTLRNVPFKVRLEADTAGEYDIELAGWGADYADPINFLELFQTENGNNKSGYSNAEYDALIEEARTNVTDLDARWASLLAAEKILMEDAGIAPLYQRSYAVLQKPYVTDLGEHLVGADYSYKWASNSGAQNVD, translated from the coding sequence ATGGGCAACAAGAAACTATCATCTTTAGTGTTATTATCTTTAAGCTCCGCACTTGTATTAGCTGCATGCGGCGGAGAGGGAAGCACGGCCGATTCATCAGGATCTGCAGGTGCGAACGGCAGCGATCAGGTGTTAAATTTGATTGAAAGCGCTGAAATCCCTACAATGGATTCTGTGCAAGCTACAGATACGGTTGCGTTTACTGCTTTAAGCAATGTAAACGAAGGTCTGTATCGCCAAGGGTTGGACGGAACGGTTGAATTAGGAATCGCAGCAGAAGACCCTACAGTCAGCGAAGACGGTTTGGTCTATACTTTCACTATCCGTGATGAAGCGAACTGGTCAAACGGCGAGCCTGTAACGGCGGCAGACTTTGTTTATTCATGGCGCAAACTGGTGGACCCTGCATCGGCTGCTTCCTATTCCTACATGATGGACGGCGTTGTTGCCAACGCAACTGAAATCATGGCTGGCGAAGTTGCGCCTGAAGAGTTAGGCGTCAAAGCGATCGATGAAAAAACACTTGAAATCACACTGACTTCTCCGGTGCCATACTTCAAAGATCTATTGACCTTGGCTATGTTCTTCCCTCAAAATCAAGCTTTTGTAGAAGAACAAGGCGACCAATACGCATTAAGCAGCGAAGCTTTATTGTACAATGGACCATTTGTGTTAGCTAACTGGGATGCAGCCAGCTTATCATGGACGTACGAACCAAATGCAGAGTATTGGGATAAAGACGCTGTAAAATTGGATGCAATCAACGTGGAAGTCATCAAAGAAACTTCCACTGCTTTGAATCTGTATGACACAGACGCAATCGACCGCATGATCTTGACTGGTGAATACGTAGCGCAAAGAACCGGCGATGCTGAAATGCACACAATGCCGACTTCTTCTGTATTCTACTTGAAGTTCAACCAACAAAGAGAAAATACACCTTTACTGAATGCCAACATCCGTAAAGCTTTGGCTATGGCTTTCGACAAACAAGCCTACGCTGATGTTGTCCTGCAAAACGGTTCCATCCCTGCAAACGGATTGGTTCCTGAAGGTCTTGCTTTGGATCCTTCAACCGGCGAAGATTACCGCGAACAAAATGGCGATCTTTTGACCTTCAATGCTGAAGAAGCTAAAACATACTTCGAACAAGGCTTGGCTGAATTGGGTGTTGAATCAATCACTTTGGAATTGTTGAGCGATGACACAGAAAACGCGAAACGTTCTTCTGAATTCCTGCAAAGTCAGTTGCAGACAAACCTGCCAGGCTTGACTGTAACCTTGCGTAACGTACCTTTCAAAGTCCGTCTTGAAGCTGATACTGCCGGCGAATACGATATCGAATTAGCTGGATGGGGAGCTGACTATGCTGACCCGATCAACTTCCTGGAATTGTTCCAGACAGAAAACGGCAACAACAAATCCGGTTACTCGAATGCTGAATACGATGCTTTGATCGAAGAAGCGCGCACAAACGTGACTGACCTTGATGCAAGATGGGCTAGCCTGCTTGCCGCTGAAAAGATCTTGATGGAGGATGCGGGTATCGCACCACTTTATCAACGTTCTTATGCAGTTCTGCAAAAACCGTATGTCACAGATTTGGGCGAGCACTTGGTTGGTGCTGACTACTCATACAAATGGGCCTCAAATTCTGGAGCACAGAACGTGGATTAA
- a CDS encoding ATP-binding cassette domain-containing protein, with amino-acid sequence MYDTTGQKKILEVKNLKQYFNVGTKNEVRAVDDVSFDIYEGETLGLVGESGCGKTTTGRAIIRLYNPTSGEIFFDGTEIHTLHDRKEQLAFRKDMQMIFQDPYASLNPRMKVRDIIAEGLKIHGLTTSEKEVDDRVAELLDLVGLNKDHSSRYPHEFSGGQRQRIGIARALAVNPKLIIADEPISALDVSIQAQVVNLLMELQKKQKLTFLFIAHDLSMVKYISNRIGVMYFGKLVELAPAEEVYNKPLHPYTESLLSAIPLPDPVYERNRTRFSYVPREDNGEPEAMREIVPGHFVYCRESDVPVLKEKYENY; translated from the coding sequence ATGTATGACACAACTGGACAGAAAAAAATTCTGGAAGTAAAAAACTTGAAACAGTATTTCAACGTCGGCACAAAGAATGAAGTCCGCGCTGTTGATGATGTTTCCTTTGACATATATGAAGGCGAAACACTTGGCTTGGTAGGGGAATCCGGTTGCGGAAAAACGACGACCGGTCGCGCAATCATCCGCTTGTACAACCCGACTTCCGGTGAAATCTTTTTTGATGGCACCGAAATCCACACGCTGCATGACAGAAAAGAACAACTGGCCTTCCGTAAAGATATGCAAATGATTTTCCAGGATCCGTATGCATCCTTGAATCCACGCATGAAAGTACGCGACATCATTGCTGAAGGATTGAAGATCCACGGACTTACGACTTCCGAGAAGGAAGTTGATGACCGGGTTGCGGAGTTGTTGGATCTGGTCGGATTGAACAAAGACCATTCCTCCCGTTATCCGCATGAGTTCTCCGGCGGCCAAAGACAGCGTATCGGCATCGCCAGAGCCTTAGCAGTGAATCCAAAACTCATCATCGCTGATGAGCCCATTTCCGCTTTGGACGTATCCATTCAGGCACAAGTGGTCAACTTGCTGATGGAGTTGCAGAAAAAACAAAAACTGACTTTCTTGTTCATCGCGCACGATCTGTCGATGGTCAAGTACATCAGCAACCGCATCGGCGTTATGTACTTCGGCAAATTGGTCGAATTGGCGCCTGCAGAAGAAGTTTACAACAAACCTTTGCATCCATATACGGAAAGCCTTTTATCGGCCATACCGTTGCCGGATCCGGTCTATGAGCGCAACCGCACCCGCTTCAGTTATGTTCCACGTGAAGACAACGGTGAACCGGAAGCAATGCGAGAAATCGTTCCAGGGCACTTTGTTTACTGCCGTGAATCCGATGTTCCCGTATTGAAAGAAAAATACGAAAATTACTGA